The [Clostridium] celerecrescens 18A genomic sequence TGTGGTTGTTATCACACTGTTAATCGCCACTCCCATGGGCGTTGGCGCAGCCATTTACTTAAACGAATATGCAAAGGGTGGAAAGGTGGTACGAATTATCGAATTTACCACAGAGACCCTGGCTGGTATCCCCTCCATTATCTTCGGACTCTTTGGTTATGTATTTTTCGGGAATACCCTGGGTCTTGGCTACTCCATCCTCACCGGTGCTTTAACCTTATCCATCATGGTTCTTCCTCTTATTACCAGAACCACTCAGGAAGCCTTAAAAACCGTTCCGGAAAGCTACCGCTCTGGTGCCCTGGGTATCGGTGCAACCAAATGGTACATGATCCGGACCATCCTGCTTCCCAGCGCCATGCCAGGCATTGTGACAGGAATCATCCTGGCCATCGGCCGAATCGTGGGGGAATCCGCTGCCCTTCTCTTTACGGCAGGAAGCGGCTACCTTCTTCCAAAGGACTTCCTCGGGAAAATATTTGAATCGGGCGGGACCCTGACGATTCAGTTGTACTTATGCATGCAAAAGGCCAAATACGGCCAGGCCTTCGGAATTGCCGTTGTCCTTCTGGTCATCGTACTGGCAATAAATGGACTTGCAAAATATCTCTCTCATAAATTCAATACGGAGGTAAAAGAATCGTGAATACCAATACAGTAAAAATTTCAACCAATCATTTAAATCTATATTACGGAACAAATCACGCTCTAAAAGATGTAAATTTAAATCTCTTTACAAATAAAATTACGGCTTTTATCGGCCCTTCCGGATGCGGAAAATCTACCTATTTAAAAACACTAAACCGAATGAATGATCTGGTTCCAAGCGTAAAAATAGAAGGGGAGGTTTTTTTAGATGAAGAAAACATTTATGATCCCCGGGTCGACACCACTCTTTTACGCAAAAAAATCGGTATGGTATTTCAGCAGCCAAACCCGTTTCCAATGAGTATCTATGACAATGTAGCTTACGGTCCAAGAATCCATGGTATAAAGAATAAATCCGAACTTGACGATATAGTGGAAAGAAGCTTAAAAGGAGCCGCTCTCTGGGATGAGGTATCTGACCGTTTAAAAAAATCAGCCCTCGGCCTATCCGGCGGCCAGCAGCAGCGCCTTTGTATCGCCCGCGCCCTGGCAGTTGAGCCGGAGGTACTGCTTATGGATGAGCCCACCTCGGCCTTAGACCCTATCTCAACCCTGAAAATCGAAGACCTGATGGATGAGCTGAAAGAAAAGTACACGGTTGCAATCGTTACCCACAACATGCAGCAGGCAACCCGAATCGCAGATTATACCGCCTTTTTCCTTGTGGGAGAGGTGGTGGAATATGCTCCCACAACCGAGCTATTCAGTGCCCCTAAGGACAAAAGAACCGAAGACTATATCACAGGACGCTTCGGCTGATCCATTTTATATAGAACAATAAAGGAGAACAAACAATGACTACGAGAGTTAATTATGAGCATGAGTTAAGCCTTTTAAACCATGACATAAAAGAAATGGGGCGAATGGTTGAAACCTCCATCGAACAGTGCTTTGTGGCATTTGAAGACCAGGATTTTGAAAAAGCAGAGGATATCATAAAAGGAGACCGTACCATCAACGACTTAGAGCGTTCCATCGAGGCCCGCTGCCTCTCCATCATCTTACGCCAGCAGCCTGTTGCCGGAGACTTAAGAGTCGTTTCCAGCGCCCTAAAAGTAGTTACGGACTTAGAGCGTATCGGCGATCATGCTTCCGATATCGCCGAACTCATCCTACGCATAAAAGGCGAACACGTTTACCATGTAGTCCGCCACATCCCATCCATGGCCTCCGCCGCCCGCGAAATGGTCCGCTGCTCCATCGAAGCCTTTATCAACCAGGATTTGGAGACCGCAAAGCAAATTGAGAAGCAGGATGATGTGGTTGATGAATTATTCGATAAGGTGAAGAATGATGTAGTTGATTTATTAAAGCATTCCAACGAGCACATCGATCAGTGCATTGATCTGTTAATGGTAGCAAAATATTTAGAGCGCATTGGAGATCACGCAGTAAATGTTTGTGAATGGACAGAGTTTTCAAAGACCGGAGCTTTGAAGAATGTACGGATATTGTAAATCTACGAGCAGTGCGTCCACAAAAGTAAAAGAGCCCAAAAGAATGCCAGCATTCTTTTGGGCTCTTTTACTTTTATGGACATACGGCGACAGCCGTCAAGCGAGAAGGAGCGCAGCGGATTCGAGCTTGAGCACTGCGGACTCGCGGGCCACACAATCAAACCCAATCTTTACTCCCTCCATCTCTCTTAACTACAACATCGCCCCACCTCTACAATAAGTCTGTACTACTTCATAGTCATCCCGAAGAACAACAAAATCCGCATCATAACCCGCAACCAGTTTCCCCTTCCTATCATCAACTCCCAGGCACTTAGCCGGATTAACCGTACAGGAATTCAATGCCGAATCAAAAGGCACCATAGCCTCTTCCACCAGAATCTTCAGCCCCATATTCGACTTAAGCGTACTACCCGATATCGTATCCGTCCCCTTTAAATATGCAAGGCCATTCTCCCTAATCTCAATGCTATGTCCCCCCAGCTGAAAATCCATACCAACAGGGCAATGCTTTGGACAAAGGGAATCCGTAATCATAATCGCATGATCTCTTCCCTTAATCGCATAATAATTATTAAGCGCTGCCAAATGAGAATGGCACCCATCACAAATGATCTCGCCATAAATATCCCTCACCCGAAACGCAGCTCCTACCAGCCCCGGATCCCTGTGATGATAAGGTGTCATGCCATTATACACATGAGTCATAGAAGTCGCCCCATTTGCGATCCCCATAAGCGCCTGCTCATAGGTAGCAGACGAGTGCCCCATGCTAACCACCACTCCGGTATCCTTACAATACCTTGTCAGGGTGAATCCCTCATCATGCTCCGGCGCAAGGGTAATATATTTGATCATACCCTTAGCCGCTTCCTGATACTCTTTAAACTGCTCAACAGAGGCAGAAGCAATAGCCTCCGGCGGCTGGGCTCCTTTATATTTCATATCTAGATAAGGCCCTTCAAAATGGATTCCCAGAATCTCTGCCCCTTCATATCCGCCTTCCACCACAGCTGCCACATTTGCAACTGCCTTTGTCAGCACATCCGGCATCTGGGTCACAGTAGTCGGAAGGATAGAAGTCACACCCTCCTCCGGTATCCGTCTCATCCATTCCCGTAATCCTTCCGGTTCTCCATCGTTGGTATCATAACCATAAGCTCCATGGGTATGAATATCAATAAATCCCGGAACAATCCTGTCATCCCCGTAATCCTGATCTGCCGCCATCTCACCATAACCAAGAACTGCCTTAATCTTTTCATCTTCCACCTGTAGCTGTGCCGGGATGAACTGTCCAGCAATCCAGACCCGTCTGCTCTGTATTATCATAACCGTAACCTCTCTTTCCTAATTTTCTCCCCAGCTTGCGAATGTAATGAAATATTCGAAGAGTATCTCGCACGAATAACCTCACCCACCGCTACACTGGTACGTTTACCTATAGTATAAACAGTTCCTCCCATGTTTTCAAGAAGTTTAGGAATCGTTTCCTCCTTTTGTATGAAGCAATTAATCCTCAGAAATTGGCCACCGGATAATCACCCGGAATAAATCTGCCTCCACTTCAATTTGAAGCCTGCCGTTCTGCAGC encodes the following:
- the pstA gene encoding phosphate ABC transporter permease PstA, which produces MTNDMVIPVQKNSAVTHSIYNRKNRISDSFLTVLIYLCASISIMVLIGIMGYVFVRGIPEISLEFLTTVPSTIKGTFGIVGNIVNTLYVVVITLLIATPMGVGAAIYLNEYAKGGKVVRIIEFTTETLAGIPSIIFGLFGYVFFGNTLGLGYSILTGALTLSIMVLPLITRTTQEALKTVPESYRSGALGIGATKWYMIRTILLPSAMPGIVTGIILAIGRIVGESAALLFTAGSGYLLPKDFLGKIFESGGTLTIQLYLCMQKAKYGQAFGIAVVLLVIVLAINGLAKYLSHKFNTEVKES
- the pstB gene encoding phosphate ABC transporter ATP-binding protein PstB; this translates as MNTNTVKISTNHLNLYYGTNHALKDVNLNLFTNKITAFIGPSGCGKSTYLKTLNRMNDLVPSVKIEGEVFLDEENIYDPRVDTTLLRKKIGMVFQQPNPFPMSIYDNVAYGPRIHGIKNKSELDDIVERSLKGAALWDEVSDRLKKSALGLSGGQQQRLCIARALAVEPEVLLMDEPTSALDPISTLKIEDLMDELKEKYTVAIVTHNMQQATRIADYTAFFLVGEVVEYAPTTELFSAPKDKRTEDYITGRFG
- the phoU gene encoding phosphate signaling complex protein PhoU; its protein translation is MTTRVNYEHELSLLNHDIKEMGRMVETSIEQCFVAFEDQDFEKAEDIIKGDRTINDLERSIEARCLSIILRQQPVAGDLRVVSSALKVVTDLERIGDHASDIAELILRIKGEHVYHVVRHIPSMASAAREMVRCSIEAFINQDLETAKQIEKQDDVVDELFDKVKNDVVDLLKHSNEHIDQCIDLLMVAKYLERIGDHAVNVCEWTEFSKTGALKNVRIL
- the nagA gene encoding N-acetylglucosamine-6-phosphate deacetylase, producing the protein MIIQSRRVWIAGQFIPAQLQVEDEKIKAVLGYGEMAADQDYGDDRIVPGFIDIHTHGAYGYDTNDGEPEGLREWMRRIPEEGVTSILPTTVTQMPDVLTKAVANVAAVVEGGYEGAEILGIHFEGPYLDMKYKGAQPPEAIASASVEQFKEYQEAAKGMIKYITLAPEHDEGFTLTRYCKDTGVVVSMGHSSATYEQALMGIANGATSMTHVYNGMTPYHHRDPGLVGAAFRVRDIYGEIICDGCHSHLAALNNYYAIKGRDHAIMITDSLCPKHCPVGMDFQLGGHSIEIRENGLAYLKGTDTISGSTLKSNMGLKILVEEAMVPFDSALNSCTVNPAKCLGVDDRKGKLVAGYDADFVVLRDDYEVVQTYCRGGAML